The sequence CAACTCAACGCGGTGCAGCTAAGCACGGGGGAAGAGACGTGTTGTGCAAAACGGGGGAGGCTTTTAAAAGACACGGGGTATGGGGCAACACGCGCTTCTCAATATTTCATCCAAGTCCCTGGCGTGCCATAAAGACGGTAATTATTATATTTTTGCCTAGCAAGGAGCCGCTCCCCCCGCGGGGAGCTGAGCTGGGTTTTAGCCGCTGAAATCCCATTGCGATGAACAAAGCAGCCCTTGCGACTTAGGCGGGGTTTCCTTATTAAGGATAATTTGTCCCTaattcccctttcttttcccagGCGGTGAAACATTCATTTTCGAGGCAAGATGGGCTTAAAAACCCGGAGGGAAGGCGAAAGACTGCGGCCACTGCAGGAGCCGCCCGAGGTGCATCTCGCACGGCGCCGGACCGGCCCAGACGACGTGACGGGGCACCCGCCGCTCCCGGGGGGCTCCGGCGCTCACCGTGGCTTCGCTGCCCGGACGAGCTCCGTTAAACGGAGCGCGCTTGGGGTCCCGTTACCTTTGCCACGGGAGCCGGGCCGGCAGCGCTGCAAGCGACCCGCGGAGGCGAGGCTGGAGGCCGGCGAAGCGCGGAggcggctccccgccgcgccgagccgcgctcgCACGCCGAAAACCGCCGCGTTCGGGCGGCCGAGGCGCCGGGCGGAGGCGCTGCCGGGGAGAGGCCGCGCCGCCCGCAGGGCCCCGAGCGGCGCCTCGCAGCTCGGGCGCGAGCTCACCTCTTAGAAAGCCTGTTAGCGGCGGGCGGAGAGCTGCTGAGGGCGAATATCGGGCTATACacgcgcgtgcgtgtgtgtacatatgtttaTATATCCATATCGCAAGAGGGGGAGGGCGCCCCTGCCCTCAGCGCCTCCGGgcaggcggcggccgccggcttCGGCGCCGCCCTGTGACGCCATCGCGCCGCGCCCGGcgagggggggccggggggggcagcagcGCAGCGCCATGCCGGCCACCAAGTccttccgccgccgccgggcgggctccgaggaggaggaggaggacgagcagGTGGCCGAGGAGGTCAGGTGGGTCGggggcccgccgcggccgcgccggggggccggtAATATggcggccggggcgccgccggcgggggacGGGCGCCGCCAcccgcggggctccccggccACGCAGCgcaggccgcccgcccccgggCTCCCCCTGGGCCAGCGCAGCTGCCTGGAAGGAGCTTGCGTCACGCCGTCCTGTCGTGTCGTCATGTCACATCATCGTGTCGCACTATCATCTCACGTCACACCAGCATGTCATGCTGTCGTGTCGCATCATCGCGTCGCGCTATCGTGTCACGTCACACCGTCCTGTTGTGTTGTCATGTTGCATCGTCGCCCTGTGTTATTGTGTCGCATCATCGCGTCACGCTGTCGTGTCGTGTCACACCGTCGTGTCGCGTCGCATCGTCACCCTATGCTGTTGTGCTGCGTCATCGCGTTGTTGTGTCGCGTTGTTGCCTCACGTAGCCGCGTCATGTTGTTGCGTCGCGTCGCCACGCTGTGCCATCGTGTCACACTGTTGCGTCCTGCCGTCGCGTCGCATCGTTGCGTCGTGTTATTGCGTCACATCGTGGTATCGTGTCGGGTCGTCGCGTGGCCTCACAGCGCGTCGGACCAGGGCACAGGCCCGCGGCTCCGCCGTCCCCTGCGTCGCTGCCGGAGCTGAGCCCTTTCGCCAGGGCGCGGGCAGGGCCTGGTCGCCCTCACGACGCTCCCTTTGCCCCGCGGCCGTAGAGGGGTGTCTGCGTACGGAGACGCGCTAGGCCCACTCTAGCAGATGTGTCACGGCTTTAATTCTTGTTTCCCAACCTTTGCTTTGCTGCCAGCTGTTCCCTTCTGTCTTCTCCCTTCCTTTGAGAGGTTCCAGCccccaaaaagttgcatttgTAGTTTGTCAACCCCGTTAATCAAGACAATCTGGGAAGCCATATTTTAAGGGAACAAGAGCCAGCAAGAACAGCGTTCAGTCACTGTTGACTGTTCAGTCACACAGATTCTCCTGAGGCCTCCCTCTTGCCTTGGCACCAGCCCTCTTGCTGTCTTTGCGCCCGGTTTCTGCCCATTACTTCTCttccacttctgccatttggaaATTGGCACTCAccagtgttttattttcagatcttTGCATTCTAAGCAAGATTTTTCTTGTTGTTATTTTatctctgaaaaaatattttatgatgcATATTTCATGGCAGATATTGAAAGTATGCATAATTAAGGGAGATCTAAGTATCTGAAGAAAATAAGAATGCACGTAAATCCATATATAGAGACTTGATACCTAAtaatacaactttttttctgAGTCACTATTGTACTGTTCTATTTTGATGACCACTCAGTTTTTCTATATTCACTTGAAAGCTGCTGCTAGTTTTGCTCTAAATCAGCTGCTTCGTTAGTTCCCTCTTCCCCTGAGAAATGACTGTATTATTTTATTAGCTAATGTGAATTGCTGAAGGATTAAAAGTGTCCCACACTTACTTAATGAAATTCTTATTTAGTGACCTTCTTTATTTTACTCTGAGGAAAATACTGGCTGGAGGTCTTAACAGACTAAATACAGGAACAGAAATCCTTggctctttcttcccatattggcTTCAGATTAAAGTCTTTCAGTGTTTGGATGTTTCTTTCCTCAGCTGAGGGAAGATATGTTGAAAGGACATATCCCAGTAGATGCCATGTGGTTCTTCTGATTGCTTAAATAAAATCAATTGGAAAATATTTGTCGATCTAATCTGTAACCACAAAAGTAGACGCTCATATGCAGAGGTTTAGGGCAAAGTTTGTCTAGAAGTTCCTGTGTTAGTGCAGAAAATGTTGGTTCTTTATTAAACCCAAAGCATAAAGTCCTAagctgaatgttttttttcttcaggttaaAACTTGAGGAAGCCAAAGAAGTTCAGAGCCTCAGAAAACGACCCAATGGGGTGAGGTAAGAGATATAGTACCAAGGAGGTGAACTCGTGTTTTGTCTGATGGTGTAATGTAACAGTAAACTTCTCTGTTGTCATTTGCCTTCTTTCATCAGAAAGAGATACATGTCCAATAGTACCAAAAGTGTGTTCTAGGTAGAGGAGTTTCTGTGTTAAAGCCTGAGGATGGAAAAGAGGGTATATTAGGTACAGTCACAGTGACACAGTGTGCCAGTCTGGTCTATATCCCAGCCctgaagaaaaagattaaaattagGATTTAACATGAATTGCCTTCTTATCAAATTGCCACATTGCTTTGCTTGTGCCCTCTAAGTTGTATCATATCATCAGAGATTTGCTGCATTGACCACTTCATCTGTACTGTACATATAACAGAAAGGTGGGTTTAAACTGAACTCTTTCACATCTCCTCCATCCTAAATTCCCGCTCCCCTCTCTCATCTAGTGCCATTGACTAGTGAGTTGAAATGTGCACCAGCAATGAGCTCTGTTCCTGATTCTGGTGACTCACTGTAAGTCACTTAAATGTGTCTGCCTTAACTTACCTCTCAGAAACAGTAATAGTTTCTCTATGCATGAAGAGGGATTAGGAAGACTGACAATTCTGTATTACTAAAGTGTTTGAGACTGTCTGATAGATTTAGAGAAGAGTAAAGAAACACAGTAGTGTTGGTAATACGTTTCCTTCTACTGAATTTTATTTACCTTCTGTATCTGGTTGACTAGTGCTGCAGCTCTGCTTGTGggggagaagctgcaagaagaaacAACACTTGTGGTAAGTACTAGATTATTTTCATCACCTCAGTTTCACGTAGTGATGTGAAAACATCAGTGTGGTCCAGTGGATCACTGTGGGAGTCCAGTTGGGGGTAGAACTGATGTCACATCTTAAAACCTGtaagttttctgtgtttttatccAGATTTTGAAGACTAGCATAAAACTAGAGGAAAGCTTCAAGATTTCTCATTTCATGTTTTACAGGATGACCCATTTAAGATAAAATCTGGTGGGATGGTGGACATGAAGAAGCTGAAAGAACGGGGCAAGGACAAGTGGGTATATATGAGCTCTGAAAATCTTTTTTGGACTAGTCACTAATCACAGCTACTAGTGATTCTACCATTCTACCAAATGATGTGTTATTTGAAGAATAATATACCTATATCAATTAcattattataatttttattataattatgtGTTATATTATGCAATTATGTTAATTGCATATTGTTATTAGTTATGTTATTATTAATATAATGCAGCTTGGCTAGTTACCCTTATCGTAACGTGTcaaattagtttaaaaaacaacTGTAAAATTGTGATTTCCATTTAGGATTAATGAAGAGGAAGACCTAAACTTGGGAACTTCCTTCTCAGCTGAAACCAACAGGCGGgatgaagatgctgacatgtaaGTTGTGCTGCATTGTGTCTGTGATGTTGAATTAGAGGCTGGGTGTCCTctcacagtttgtttgtttgtttgttttctgtcctgGATACTCAAGAGTTCCCAAAACATCTTCCTCATTCTTCCTGAAACTTTCATTTGCTGTTTTACCTTTTGGCTGCCAGACTGGAGAAGGCTGTTTCATGAACAAAGTTGGGAGGTGCCAACCAGCTAGCTGGTGTGGTGGCATTATATACCGGTGGCAGCCTTCCCTGCTGGTTGTGAAAGACCTTGGAGGATCTGATCCTTTCTTGGACAGAGTAGCAAATGTTTTACTTCTTGCAGTTTATATTAGCCAAGTGGTTTTGGAGAGATTATTCATTCCTCTCTCCTAGCCACTGGGATAGTGATGCAGCTGTGCTCAGCAGTGCTCGAACAGAATACAGAAAATATAACTGAATACTATGTGTCCCTTGTGTGCTGGTGTTCAGGATGAAGTACATTGAGACTGAGCTGAAGAAGAGGAAGGGGATTGTGGAGAATGAGGAACAGAAGGTGAAGCTTAAGAATGCCGAGGACTCTCTGTACGAGCTGCCAGAGAACATCCGCGTCTCCTCTGCCAAGAAAACTGAAGAGATGCTCTCCAACCAGATGCTGAGTGGCATTCCTGAAGTGGACCTGGGAATTGAGTACGTAGTTCCCAGATCCATTAGTTATGGCCTGAATTGCCAGGAAGAGTCCTGTGACTAGAAATCGTTGACTGGCAGGGCAGTGGCATGTCTGGATTCTACAGCCTCAGCTTGGCCCAGGGATGGGACTGAGCCTTGTTCTCGATTAGCACAATATCTAGAACAGGGTGTTCTACACAGTGACTAGGGCTGCTCCAGGGCAGGACCATAGCTGACTTATGGGAAGAAGCTCTTGATTTTTGTGACTGCTGTCTAGCAGCTTCTTGGAGGGTCAGTTTATGCCCTGCACTGAAAGAGGATATGCTAAAGATTtgagttttccttttcccattgAAACAAAGCACCTGTTTCTGTAGCGCCGCctcctctcttaaaaaaaaaaacgcatCAAGTGCAATAGCAGTGCTATTACTGTACCCAAATCTATCCACTTAGAACAACTTCTATGCCTGCCTCCCACCCTTTGTAACTATGAatgagtatttttatttttttttcttttagtgcaaaaataaaaaacatcatCTCAACTGAAGAGGCCAAGGCCAAGCTGCTGGCAGAGcaacagaacaaaaagaaagacaGTGAAACTTCCTTTGTTCCCACAAACATGGCTGTCAACTATGTCCAGCACAACAGATGTAAGTCTCACATAGCTCTGTTGACCCAGGTGTGACCTGCTCTTCTGCTGAAGAGAAGCAGTCAGTTGGGATGCAGTCGGATGCAGGAGAAATTAATTCATGTATCAGCACAAACAGCTGTCTGATTCCTTTTTCTGGGATGCTCATATAGACCCCATCTGTCTTGGCCTTTTTTTCCCATCCATCAGCAAGAAAGAGAAGGACATATTACTTATGGCTTAACCTTCTGCTCTTGAACTCCCTTGACAGTTTCTTGACTATGCCTCATaaattttaagactttttttttttaagttacatctTGAACATGTGCTGGAAAAGCCTGCCTAGTCTGTGATTATAAATGATGGTTTACAATGGAGAGAAGCCATTCTGTAAGTTGCCAAAGCAGACAGGTGGTCAAGCAAACATAGATCTTGCTAGACAGGACATGGGAATTAATTTCCTGGAGAGCCTCTCATGCCGCAGCCATCTGGAGGAAAGGCAGCCTTCTGCTGTGTCTAACCACACCTGCAGGGGTGATTTGGAGTCAGATCTGTGTGTTCCAAAGGAAATGAAGAGTCTTGCAACCACTTTTGATGAACTAGTGCTACTGAAGTTTGGTGGATCCCATCTTGCATGTATCGATTATTCATAGAAACTAATTACAAGAATGCTTGTTCTGAGGTTGTGTTGTTTCTGCTTAGTCGTAACAAATGACATAGAGGTATGTGCATTTGAATTACACTACTGAAAAACTGTAATATTCCATATATGATGTCTTCCTTTTCTCAGTTTATCATGAGGAGCTAAATGCACCAGTgagaaggaataaagaagaacCAAAGCCCCGTCCACTGAGAGTGGGGGATACAGAGAGGCCAGAACCTGAGCGTGAGTTCCTAATCTGATATGTTTTTAAGTAGAGATACTGAAACTCTTCAGGAATCTTGCACAGAGTAATGATGTAGCTCTTCTTGCCTTCTCTTAAACATGAGTGTGCTGAGATAGTGGGGAAGTGGAGCAGTCTGTATTTGAAGTCCCATGGGAGGGTCTGGCACTTGATATACCCCTGCTAGGTCACACATGAAGCCGTCTGGATGGAAGATGTCTTTACAGATATCCAAGGCTGCAGTAGCACAAGGTCAGGATTGAAACATTGACAGATTTGATTGCTGAGGGTGTGATGAGAGAGCTGGAGTAGCTAGGGGCGCTGGGTTAAGGAGCATTGACTGCTAAGGGAATAACCAGATTTCACGCAGCAGGGGGCTGTTGGTTGTGTGGCTTTAGAGGAGTTCATAGGGGAGGTGGTAGTGTTAAGGAGACGTCTCCTCCTTTCTGTTACATATGTGAAAGGACCggaaataatattttcttgtatttcttttgAAGGGTCTCCTCCAAATCGCAAACGTCCACCCAATGAAAAAGCAACAGATGATTATCACTATGAGAAATTCAAGAAGATGAATAGGCGATACTGATGAGGAGCACGGTCTGAAGTCTTTGCAGGAGCTCTTATTTTCCATCAGCCCAGGATCTTGTGTCAGTGACTCATGGAGGGGGTGGGAATCACTACCTTCACGTGCTGGTGTTAACTACAAGGTTTTTCTTGTTGTGATCCTGTAGTGAATCAGTTTGCAGGTGATCGTGAACTCTTCAGTCAGTAAAATCTTTTGTATAACTTATTTTCAGTTATAAAACTTCTTTTGTAAGAACATGAGCTTTCTGTTGGGCATTTTTTAGTGGGAAATCAAGCTTGTTAACAGATTCTTACACGTtcttaaaaaatacaaagaaagagatctttttaaaagcagcaatgCTGTTTGGCTTGTAAATATAAAGGGAAAGGTTAAAGCCAGTTTGCTAGAATTAACTTTCTAAGAGACTTCTTGTTTGTTCCCAAGGGCTTTTGCTGTGCAGAGCATGTAAGATACTGCAGCAATGTGTTCAGTGCTGCTGCTCCTCGGTCCAGCTTCCGAGTGCAGATGGATGCCAGGAGAAATCTCAGCATTAGCCGAGCTGTGCCTGGCCACAGTGTAGCTTGGGTCGTCTCATCTGTGCCAGGACTGACAGCAGATACTGAGCAATGGAGGTTACGCGTTTTTTATGGTGCACAGTGTTGTTTTGTATCTTTTCCTCCCTGTAGACTTATTTCGATAGCAGttcattgcattttattttagttgTAAAGAATAAGAAAGCTGAATCAGGTTGTAACTGTGTGAATGTGAGGAAAATCTGATTTTCAGCTGTCTTCAGATGAGGCCAGTGTGGCAGTAGGGGAAGAGGCCTGAGGCCCGTGCGAGCCACGTGTTCCTAGGAAATGTGATGTGAGGTAACCTGAGGGCAAGATTTTGAACTTAGAAATAATAAAGGTGTTTTTAAATTATCCTAAGCGACAGTTTTTCTTCCAGGGAAGCGTACGGATAGTTTCTTAGCGCTCGTGGTGGTGAGGGCCGGGCCGCCCTGTGGCAGTGAAGGTGTTGGCGTCTGTTCATCGAGGAGCGAAAAGGCCCCTGGGGGGTTGTGGCATAGACCCAAATTTTTCATTTGATCAAAAAAGGGGGTAAAACCCCAGGCCAGGTAAATCCGGCAAGTCTCCCCCTGCAGGGGCGTCCCCTGCGGGCGTGGGGTCACGTCTCTCCCCTTGCAGCGCCTGAGACCGTGCAAAGACATCGCTGCGAACTGTTCTAACGAGTTTAACGTCTGAATTCGAACAAACTGTCCGATCGGATCAAGCGCATCAGCCTCCCCGGCGGGCTGCGTTGCTGGGTCGAGCCGCGTCATGTCGCGACACGTgacggcggcggggaggggtGCCAACATGGCCGCCTGCCCTCAGCGACGGCCCCGCCTCTGCCCGagcccaagatggcggcggcggaagcgacgcgcggcggcggcggaagcgAGCGCGCGGTggcggaagcggcggcggcggcggcggtggccgggCGGGGCCATGAAGCTGCGGCGgggcgcgctgcccgcggcgctggcgctgctgccgctgctggggccggcgcgcgccgtgGAGCCCATCAGCCTGGGGCTGGCCatcgccggcgccgccgcctcggccctcACCGGCTTCATCTCCTACCCGCGCCTCTACTGCTACTTCAGGGAGTGCTGCCTCCAGCGCCACGACAagcgcgccgccgccggtgcgggccgggctgggcgggcgggcggccgcgggcatggccggggcgggcggcgggggcagctGCGGCCCCCGCGGGGTCCCTCCGCGCCGTGGCTGGGCAGGGGGAGCCCACGGggggcggcgccccggggggcggcggggctgctgggcgctgccgccccgcggaggccccggcggcggggtggggcggggggaggccggaGGACCAGCCGGTCCCGCGGGTTCCCCGCCGGgatgcgccgcgccgcggggcgcctTGTGCTCCAGCCTGGCCAGCCCTTTGCTCCCTTGCTTCAGGGTGGCAGAGTTCGCgctggggctggcgctgctgCGGGGCCCTCCCTAAAGGAGCTTAGAAACAGGCGGGACTTAAAACTTGTtgtctcttttcttgtttttcatggCGTTGCCTCCCCTGCCCAGGCCTTGAGGAGAGCCTAGACAGAAAGCTGTTTGGACAGCACCTAGTGAACAAGGTGGTGGTAAAGGCCGTGAAGGGCTTCTTGAATAACACAAATCCCAAAAAGCCTCTTGCCCTGTCCTTGCACGGATGGACTGGAACAGGCAAAAACTTTGTCAGTAAGATAATTgctgaaagcatttataaaagaGGCCTGAAGAGTAAATACGTCCATCAGTTTGTGGCTACGTTACATTTTCCGCATGCTGACAGCATCAATCTGTACAAGGTAAGAATACGCTGTGGAAGTCATGGCAGTAGAGCACAGTTCTGCAGCAGCTGTTACAGTGATTTATAAGAGTTATGGCACAGTCAGCACTAGAAGCCTAGATGCTATTTTGCACTGCAAAATGTAGCCTGTGCCAGTTTTGGAATCCCCTGCATGGAATTGGATAAATCCTAACATACACCAGGACTGATTTCCCATGATTGTAAAGCTGTTTTCTGCATATGTTTTGAGCCTCTCTTTAGAGGAGAATGATACGGTTCATTTTCATTGCTGCATACTTTGTCTAGAGATGTAGATCTAGAGCTACTTAATGATAAAGGGTGTTCGGCAGGCTGCAGTGGATGGGTGATGTGCTGGTGGGCACtgcaaaaacaaataataatttgtgACTCTGGAGAACCAGCTGACAGCTTTCAAGTATGTCAGGTACCAAGGGCATCTGAGAAGTGGGTGCACTTTTCTCCTTCATCACACACTGAGcagattatttaatttttctgtgtatCCATTTCCCAGCTGtgaaataaaattacaaaagACTGTCTTCAGAAAGGTACAGATAGAAATATTTGGAACTGTTCTGCCAGTCTGGTAAAAGTGTCAGTGCAGTACTGTAGGCAGGTGGATATCGCGTGGGGCAGTACAGTTCAGATAAGTGTTTTCTGTGTTCTTGACTTCTTCTAATGTTGTTGGTAGCAGAGTTTGAGTAGTGCTGTATTCCATGTTTATCTTCAGTGTGTATATGTTGAAAACGGGAATAGAATAGTCTACAAACCCGCTTCCTCTATGGAGGAAATCTGTTTCCTCTTTTACAGCCTACTGTCGCCCTTTTTGCAACTgagctgttttaaaataaaatggatccTTTTCTGCCTTTGTTATGAAGTGAATTCATTGCTTGGGAAACTTGCTGTCCGAGGCAGTAGGAGGAACTGTCACTTCTTATCTGCGGTACAGCCAAAGTCATCTTCCTGTGTGGCCTTAGTGTGGTTCAGGGACTGATTAAACAGGGAATCTCAGAAAGCAATGAGTCATTGAAAACGGTCAGAACAGTTACTACTCAGTCATCTGCCAAACAGATCaacccccacctttttttttttttttttgcttactaTTTCATTATTAATCTTAAATGTAACGCTTAAGTGAGAGAATCTTTAAATCATAACAAAGCATTCGCCTTTCTGAACAATGCTGTGTTTTAAGAAGGGTTTGCAATCACCTTCACTTAACTTCTGGATGATTAAGACTCAGGACTGAGAGTTTAATTCCGTTTGTACTTATGCTAGTGGCTTGCTCTATAAATGTAATTTCACACTGGTGCTCTTCAGGTAGCAAATTGATATTATTTGTTGTTTTGACACCTAAAGACATTTAGACCGAAGTGCTGCTAAATGCAATCAACCTGCCTGACAGGGCTTAGCTTTGCGTTGTCTTCCTTGGTGGTGCCCATCCTTTGTCCTGGTGTTCAGTCTTTCCTTTTTGCTATGTTTACAGGAATATCTTTTCCCTGAGGAGATTTCACGCTTGCCCCATCCTGTTTCTTGGTATCTTGTGTTTTGAATCTTAACTTTTCAGAACCAGTATGGCATTTTGTTACAGTGTTATTTACAGCTTTTAACACCTTTGGCTTCTTAACTAAAACATGGTTAAGATGACATAATTGAAATGACACTTTCAGTACAAAAGTCAATAAGCACAAggcttgttttctgtcttttcaaaTGAACTTTttcaatgacttttatttttatgcctCCCAGGACCAGCTGCAATCGTGGATTCGGGGAAACGTGAGTGTCTGTCCCAGATCACTCTTCATATTTGATGAAATGGATAAAATGCATGCAGGACTCATCGACTCCATCAAACCGTTTTTGGACTACTACGAGCTTCTTAATGGAGTGTCTTACCGGAAAGCCATCTTCATATTCCTCAGGTAAGAAGTGGCCTCTCAGGTTTGCGGTTCTGTACACTCAGTGCACTGTAAAACTGCCTCCAGCCAcaatctttgtttttcctttacttaGCAATGCAGGAGCTGAAAAAATAACAGAGGTGGCACTAGATTTCTGGAGAAAAGGAAGGACAAGGGAAGATATACAGCTCACAGATATGCAAAACGCGCTCTCTGTGTCTGTCTTCAATAACAAGAATAGTGAGTAGAACTTTGATTACTTTTGAGGTTGTAAATCCCTGTCTGGATTGACAGCTCCTTGGCTATTTCCAGTGTTGCACAAAGATATGTATGCTGCTTATTGCATGCTTCTTCCGTGCTTTTGGGAGCCACCACATCTAGTACAAAGATTCTCAGAGGAGTTGGGGCTTCTGCAAGATGCTGGATGAAGTCTAGAGATGTCTGCCAGATCATCCTGCTAACATTAATGTATAGTGGTGGATTTATCAGCTGTTGACGGTGCCCCTGTGAGCAGCTGTAGTGTAAAAAATGTAAATCATATCTTTGTTCTAGAACAGTAGAGAGATTTATTTGCTGGGGAACAGGAATATAAACAAAAATGATGCTATGTTTAGTGCACGACCTGCATTTGTACAGCTGTGGCTTCCGCTTGACACGGGCTCCAGTTTTCAGCTAGTGAGGAGCCATGGTGCAGTTTTGAGGCCTACAGACTGCTATTGAGATGAAGTGGAGGTTAGGAACTGTGTGTGTGACTTGGCTACCGGCATGTTTGCTGGGTGACTGTTGGGTTTACATATGTTGGGGGATGTCTACTGTGTGCATTTATTGACATTTTAATGGGTTGCAgggaaaacaagcagaaaagaagTCTGGACAGTAAGACTAGGTATGGTGTTAGCTGATAACCACAGAGCATTTTATTATGGAGAAGACGGTTGCTTGACTCCAGCCCAGTTAGATCACCTgtcttgctgaggctggaaaagCCTTCAGGCAGCTTTTAGGAGCTGTTTGTGGGGAACATGCTGACCCTGCTATGGGGAGTCCAATGCTTCCTGGGTTTTCCTGCATGGGATTTCCAGTGAAAAAGGTTTTTAAGATAATTATGCTTTAGTATTAGCAGGAGAAGCAAacctactgtattttttttttttaattgcatgcttGCTGCATGCAAGCTCCAAAAAAGGAGCAAAGCAAGCTAGTCTGGGGAGCTGATAAAAGAGACTGAAAATCTGGGCTCCCGTAGGTGAGAGATGTGAAGGTACGAGACCAGCAGCTGGGGAGCAATGTACTCGTGCAGTAGAGCTCCGGAAGATGGCATCCGTGAGTCTGTCCCAGACTTTATGCACAAAGTACTATGAGAATGGGCTTGTATTTGGGCTTTCTTGCCTGTCACAGGGCTCTAATTCACAAGTGAACTCTTACTGTGGTTTGTAATGGAGG comes from Apteryx mantelli isolate bAptMan1 chromosome 21, bAptMan1.hap1, whole genome shotgun sequence and encodes:
- the LOC106486066 gene encoding torsin-1A, with translation MKLRRGALPAALALLPLLGPARAVEPISLGLAIAGAAASALTGFISYPRLYCYFRECCLQRHDKRAAAGLEESLDRKLFGQHLVNKVVVKAVKGFLNNTNPKKPLALSLHGWTGTGKNFVSKIIAESIYKRGLKSKYVHQFVATLHFPHADSINLYKDQLQSWIRGNVSVCPRSLFIFDEMDKMHAGLIDSIKPFLDYYELLNGVSYRKAIFIFLSNAGAEKITEVALDFWRKGRTREDIQLTDMQNALSVSVFNNKNSGFWHSTLIDRNLIDYFVPFLPLEYKHVKMCVRVEIESRGYAVDEDILTRIADEMTYFPREERIYSDKGCKTVYAKLDYYYDF
- the C21H9orf78 gene encoding splicing factor C9orf78 homolog, which codes for MPATKSFRRRRAGSEEEEEDEQVAEEVRLKLEEAKEVQSLRKRPNGVSAAALLVGEKLQEETTLVDDPFKIKSGGMVDMKKLKERGKDKINEEEDLNLGTSFSAETNRRDEDADMMKYIETELKKRKGIVENEEQKVKLKNAEDSLYELPENIRVSSAKKTEEMLSNQMLSGIPEVDLGIDAKIKNIISTEEAKAKLLAEQQNKKKDSETSFVPTNMAVNYVQHNRFYHEELNAPVRRNKEEPKPRPLRVGDTERPEPERSPPNRKRPPNEKATDDYHYEKFKKMNRRY